In Vibrio alginolyticus NBRC 15630 = ATCC 17749, one genomic interval encodes:
- a CDS encoding LuxR C-terminal-related transcriptional regulator encodes MRNIMEQYMEKPEILMLTQQSLQSENFKEMLSKNTETKITIIDTKNPSYHELIPERYFLLVDFSVEIPSETLVYLKDSNKVLGTIMLNLGYDLDTEELASWPHVKGIFGPGDSMDKVCQGLKAIIKGDNWLSRRLLDQLVNYYRGREVNSIIEPAIEVELTRREVQVLKMLKEGGSNMEIADSLFISEHTIKSHLYNIFRKLEVKNRTQATSWAKRNL; translated from the coding sequence ATGAGAAACATTATGGAACAGTATATGGAAAAGCCTGAAATCCTAATGCTCACTCAACAAAGTTTACAGAGTGAAAACTTTAAGGAAATGCTTTCTAAAAATACAGAAACTAAAATAACGATCATTGATACTAAAAACCCTAGCTATCATGAACTCATTCCGGAACGCTACTTTTTGCTTGTTGATTTTTCAGTTGAGATTCCTTCCGAAACTTTAGTTTATTTAAAAGATAGTAATAAAGTGCTAGGAACCATAATGCTTAATCTAGGTTATGACTTAGACACAGAAGAACTCGCTTCTTGGCCTCATGTAAAAGGTATATTTGGTCCAGGAGATTCAATGGACAAGGTTTGTCAGGGATTAAAAGCAATAATAAAAGGGGATAATTGGCTGTCTCGAAGATTACTTGATCAGCTAGTAAATTATTATCGAGGCAGAGAAGTAAATAGCATTATCGAACCTGCTATTGAGGTTGAGCTTACTCGGCGTGAAGTTCAGGTTTTAAAAATGTTGAAAGAAGGTGGTTCAAATATGGAAATCGCTGATTCTTTATTTATCAGCGAGCATACTATTAAATCACATCTATACAATATTTTTAGAAAGTTAGAAGTAAAGAACCGTACGCAAGCTACAAGTTGGGCTAAGAGAAACCTGTAG
- a CDS encoding LuxR C-terminal-related transcriptional regulator, with amino-acid sequence MLITEGSLQSSLLKDVLETKLGISVALITPDNLIHGVLHESLASAIIVDCSVITDEIFRRYAEFKAAKQKDTLEILINCEQSISTEDLFAWRTLAGIFYTSDDIKTLQVGIGKVLQGDMWFSRKFSQQYITYLRRHCKPINKNVSAILTKREQQIITFLSMGASNQQIAEQLFVSENTVKTHLHNIFKKIDVKNRVQALIWAKENISDNSLTV; translated from the coding sequence ATTTTAATCACGGAGGGAAGTCTACAGTCATCTCTGTTGAAAGATGTATTGGAGACCAAACTCGGTATTAGTGTTGCTCTAATCACGCCAGATAATCTGATTCACGGAGTGTTACATGAATCTCTTGCATCAGCCATTATTGTTGATTGCAGCGTGATCACGGATGAAATTTTTCGCCGTTATGCGGAGTTTAAAGCGGCCAAGCAGAAAGACACGCTTGAAATCTTAATTAATTGTGAGCAATCCATATCGACAGAAGATCTCTTTGCTTGGCGTACTTTGGCCGGTATTTTCTATACCTCTGATGATATAAAAACGTTGCAAGTTGGTATTGGTAAGGTGCTTCAAGGAGATATGTGGTTCAGCCGTAAGTTTTCTCAGCAGTACATTACTTACCTTCGTCGACATTGCAAACCTATAAATAAGAATGTTTCCGCTATTCTGACCAAACGAGAGCAACAAATAATTACCTTTCTTTCCATGGGGGCGTCCAATCAACAAATCGCCGAACAATTATTTGTCAGCGAGAATACGGTAAAAACGCATTTACATAATATTTTCAAGAAGATTGATGTGAAAAATAGAGTTCAAGCACTTATTTGGGCAAAGGAAAATATTTCAGACAACTCGTTAACGGTGTAA
- a CDS encoding type I secretion system permease/ATPase: MQKTVFKEVKQKLCTLAGLLIVFSLFINLLVLSIPLYMLQVYNRVISSYSTDTLFLLTVIVIVALLTMSIIDIARAQMSKSFGYWMDTKLSAFMLKRTIQYQSHTGKSYTSQTLRDIQNIKSFLSSQAPYPLLDAPWTPLFILFVYLLHPILGHIALLGSIVLFSLGLLNELMTRKTMQESEVRAISHINNAELATQNSNSILAMGMMNAFLEKWQSRVSEVNVLEERVAGKSIYMANFSKFVRGSLQIFLLGGGAWLVIQHEITAGAMIASSILMSRALSPMEQAIGTWRSAMSAKGAYKRLKEIDAIVRQDESDMPLPKPKGHYELTGLAYRHPGATEPVLSSISLSIPPGVAVGVIGPSGTGKSTFARLLLGTVKPLAGKVTLDGMEVSVWASEDRGVHFGYLAQEVELFPGTIRENIARFKEEDPAKVIKAAQLAGCHELILKKNKGYDCIIGENGRGLSGGERQRIALARAVYGDPSIVIFDEANANLDGEGEAAYQRLIAHLKAQSTTIIVIAHNPSTLRQMDRLLYLADGRVKLYGAKDEVLKRLMGEDRTDIPRVRNEQSTANR; encoded by the coding sequence GTGCAAAAAACGGTTTTCAAAGAAGTGAAACAAAAACTATGCACGCTTGCGGGCTTGCTGATCGTTTTTAGCCTTTTTATCAACTTATTGGTTCTCTCGATTCCGTTGTACATGCTTCAAGTGTACAACCGAGTGATATCTTCCTACTCAACCGATACTTTATTCTTGCTCACTGTCATCGTAATTGTTGCGCTGTTAACCATGTCCATCATCGACATTGCACGAGCACAAATGAGTAAATCTTTTGGTTATTGGATGGACACAAAACTCTCCGCTTTCATGCTCAAGCGCACGATTCAATATCAATCACATACTGGGAAGAGTTATACCTCGCAAACTCTGAGAGACATTCAGAACATCAAAAGCTTTTTGAGCAGTCAAGCACCTTATCCACTGTTGGATGCGCCCTGGACACCGCTATTTATTTTATTTGTGTATTTATTGCACCCGATACTAGGTCACATCGCGTTACTTGGATCTATCGTATTGTTTAGCCTAGGTCTACTTAATGAGCTAATGACGCGTAAAACAATGCAAGAGAGCGAAGTCAGAGCGATTTCTCATATCAACAACGCAGAATTAGCCACGCAAAACTCCAATTCAATTCTCGCAATGGGGATGATGAATGCATTTTTAGAGAAGTGGCAGTCGCGCGTGAGCGAAGTGAATGTGCTTGAAGAGCGAGTTGCAGGTAAGTCTATCTACATGGCTAACTTTTCTAAGTTTGTGCGTGGCTCATTACAGATATTTTTACTGGGAGGTGGTGCATGGTTAGTTATCCAACATGAGATAACGGCAGGGGCGATGATCGCGAGCTCCATATTAATGAGTCGGGCATTATCGCCGATGGAGCAGGCGATAGGCACGTGGCGAAGCGCGATGTCTGCTAAAGGCGCCTATAAAAGGTTGAAAGAAATCGATGCGATCGTGCGCCAAGATGAATCAGATATGCCACTGCCTAAACCAAAAGGACACTATGAGCTTACCGGACTGGCCTATCGCCATCCTGGAGCAACCGAACCAGTGCTCTCATCGATCAGCTTATCGATTCCTCCGGGTGTTGCTGTTGGGGTGATTGGCCCTTCTGGTACGGGTAAATCGACGTTTGCTCGGCTGTTATTAGGTACGGTTAAGCCATTAGCGGGTAAAGTGACTCTTGATGGAATGGAAGTCTCCGTATGGGCATCTGAAGATCGCGGCGTGCATTTTGGGTATCTCGCTCAAGAGGTGGAGTTATTTCCTGGCACAATTCGAGAGAACATCGCGCGCTTTAAAGAAGAAGACCCCGCTAAAGTCATCAAGGCGGCTCAACTAGCAGGATGTCATGAATTAATACTCAAGAAAAACAAAGGCTATGATTGCATTATTGGTGAAAATGGCCGTGGTTTATCTGGGGGGGAAAGGCAGAGAATCGCTCTTGCAAGAGCCGTTTATGGCGACCCATCTATTGTGATTTTCGATGAAGCGAATGCCAACCTCGATGGTGAGGGAGAGGCTGCGTATCAACGTTTGATTGCCCATTTAAAAGCACAGAGTACAACGATTATCGTCATTGCCCACAATCCGAGTACGTTACGACAAATGGATAGGCTGTTGTATTTGGCTGACGGCCGAGTCAAGTTATACGGCGCTAAAGATGAAGTATTAAAACGTTTGATGGGCGAAGACAGAACAGATATCCCAAGGGTAAGAAATGAGCAATCAACTGCCAACCGTTAA
- a CDS encoding vWA domain-containing protein, producing the protein MTEQTLITDLAQWLNIEFVWWWALFLLPIPWLVYKFLPQESQQAEIKLAYLPTNENSSKPKQALQKALSIAIWGLLVVACARPVWFGDPVEFQPKYRDLMLVVDLSGSMQQEDMELNGEYIDRLTAVKKVLSDFVAKRKGDRLGVVLFGDHAYLQTPLTADRKSVMQQINQTVIGLVGQRTAIGDGIGLGTKTFVDSDAPQRVMILLSDGSNTAGVLEPLEAAEIAKKYNATIYTVGVGAGEMMVKEFFMTRKVNTAADLDEQTLTKVAEVTGGQYFRARDTEELEKIYNTINQLEPVSSDTQTWRPQSEWFPYPLSAAFVLSVLLFLLRRKHG; encoded by the coding sequence GTGACTGAGCAAACACTCATAACCGATCTTGCCCAATGGCTAAACATCGAATTTGTCTGGTGGTGGGCACTGTTTTTGTTGCCCATCCCCTGGCTGGTATACAAGTTCCTGCCACAAGAATCTCAACAAGCCGAGATCAAATTGGCGTACTTACCGACTAATGAGAATAGCAGCAAACCTAAGCAAGCGCTGCAAAAAGCGCTTTCAATCGCGATCTGGGGCCTTCTTGTCGTCGCTTGTGCACGTCCAGTTTGGTTTGGTGATCCCGTTGAATTCCAACCCAAATATCGGGACTTGATGTTAGTCGTCGATCTGTCCGGTTCGATGCAGCAGGAAGACATGGAACTCAACGGCGAATATATCGATCGCCTCACAGCAGTCAAAAAAGTTCTGTCTGATTTCGTAGCAAAGAGAAAAGGTGACCGTCTCGGAGTTGTTTTGTTTGGCGACCATGCTTATTTGCAAACACCACTCACTGCAGACCGAAAAAGCGTCATGCAACAGATTAATCAAACCGTCATCGGTTTGGTTGGTCAACGAACCGCCATTGGTGATGGTATTGGTTTAGGCACAAAAACCTTTGTAGACAGTGATGCTCCCCAACGAGTCATGATTTTGCTCAGTGACGGCAGCAATACTGCAGGGGTGCTCGAGCCGCTAGAAGCAGCGGAAATTGCGAAAAAATACAACGCCACTATTTACACCGTGGGCGTGGGCGCTGGTGAAATGATGGTGAAAGAGTTTTTCATGACTCGCAAAGTCAACACCGCAGCCGACTTAGATGAACAAACACTGACTAAAGTGGCAGAGGTGACAGGTGGACAATATTTTCGAGCGCGAGATACGGAAGAGCTCGAAAAGATTTATAACACAATCAACCAGCTAGAACCCGTATCTAGCGACACACAAACTTGGCGCCCACAGTCTGAATGGTTTCCATATCCATTAAGCGCTGCATTTGTATTATCGGTATTGTTATTCCTATTAAGGAGAAAACATGGCTGA
- a CDS encoding DUF58 domain-containing protein, whose amino-acid sequence MSATHSLPPHANGVTLTLEELLQYRTQSVRWLPPAQSLWSQMSGNHTSRQKGRGMDFMEVRQYQPGDDIRSIDWRVTARTGKAHTKLFAEDKEQAVILYLDLSSSLHFGSKYVLKSVQLAHFASVLIWLTLAKKDRIGAVIDDGHQCLEFRPSSLQRQGLRILNAIVDIHNAQVTRTASNDTRTLPYAQVLETLHTLTPKGSELIMLSDFAHVIPTELAQLRRLKQHNSVRAVQFYDPLERGETDFRGQVKASDGLHSQWFNFGSKGQRRELESHFTQHQETIKQQCHSIAIPFNTLSSGWPLISQLS is encoded by the coding sequence ATGTCCGCTACACATTCATTACCACCTCATGCGAATGGGGTGACATTAACCCTTGAAGAGCTGCTCCAATATCGCACTCAATCTGTACGTTGGTTACCACCAGCACAGAGTCTCTGGTCGCAGATGAGTGGTAACCATACCAGTCGCCAAAAAGGGCGAGGTATGGATTTTATGGAGGTGCGCCAATATCAACCTGGCGACGATATTCGCAGCATTGATTGGCGAGTCACCGCTAGGACCGGTAAAGCACATACGAAGTTGTTTGCAGAAGATAAAGAGCAAGCGGTCATTCTTTATCTTGATCTAAGTTCTAGTCTACATTTTGGATCTAAGTATGTACTCAAATCCGTTCAATTGGCCCACTTTGCCAGTGTTCTAATTTGGCTAACTCTAGCTAAAAAAGATCGCATCGGCGCAGTGATTGATGACGGACATCAATGTCTTGAATTTCGCCCCTCTTCTTTACAAAGACAAGGGCTGCGGATTCTTAACGCCATAGTCGACATACATAATGCGCAAGTAACTCGTACTGCAAGCAACGACACTCGTACACTGCCGTATGCACAAGTATTGGAGACACTTCATACGCTCACCCCAAAAGGCAGCGAATTGATTATGCTCAGTGATTTTGCCCACGTAATACCAACGGAACTGGCACAACTACGTCGACTCAAACAACACAATAGCGTAAGGGCTGTTCAGTTTTATGATCCGTTAGAAAGAGGCGAAACAGACTTTAGAGGTCAAGTGAAAGCTTCGGATGGGCTGCATAGTCAATGGTTTAACTTTGGCTCTAAAGGACAACGAAGAGAACTCGAAAGCCATTTTACCCAACATCAAGAAACCATTAAGCAGCAATGCCATTCAATAGCAATTCCATTTAACACGCTATCAAGTGGCTGGCCCTTAATTTCACAATTAAGCTAA
- a CDS encoding DUF4381 domain-containing protein has product MTTNNQSLDLEPLILPNAPDWFPLAWGWWVVLAATLLFVFGICLYVRWRKKHLRAKKTALTLLTQPTAPHTPSSALEILRQAALSYFPREEIAPLTGIAWYEFLDSHTKESRFVDKQHQWQEALYQNSSQGQHQSLVDDCVFWITYALPPKKKANNRD; this is encoded by the coding sequence ATGACAACAAACAACCAAAGCCTAGACCTTGAACCTTTGATTTTGCCAAACGCACCGGATTGGTTTCCGCTCGCTTGGGGATGGTGGGTGGTGCTTGCAGCCACCTTGCTCTTCGTTTTCGGCATTTGTCTTTATGTGAGATGGCGTAAAAAACACTTACGCGCAAAAAAGACAGCATTAACACTTTTAACTCAACCTACCGCGCCTCATACCCCCTCTTCTGCTCTGGAAATATTGCGCCAGGCAGCATTGAGTTACTTTCCGCGTGAAGAGATCGCACCATTAACCGGAATCGCTTGGTATGAATTTCTCGATAGCCATACCAAAGAAAGTCGATTCGTAGACAAACAACATCAATGGCAAGAAGCGTTGTATCAGAATTCTTCCCAAGGGCAGCATCAAAGCTTGGTAGACGATTGTGTCTTTTGGATAACCTACGCTTTGCCACCAAAGAAAAAGGCAAATAACCGTGACTGA
- a CDS encoding HlyD family type I secretion periplasmic adaptor subunit — MSNQLPTVNQSSTEIVYRFSPKARLSFRKPILLGVVTLSVFLGGLGYWAATAKLESAAIAYGDLSVLTKRQEIQHLEGGIIEKLYVQEGDLVEKGQLLIQLSKRQAMAKLDSLSGRFIHTLAKENRLSAELDELPTIVWSDDLESIPRVDIVQEAQLVQNKIFEARKRFFDSKLSIIEQSISGANLELENLQQTKVIETERLNFIAEEIDSNQALVQKGFSGKSTLLQLKRLAAEVRSTLSQLDRQSLTVRKRLDENLAQIEELKLERLNEIVEELRNTKTEIVAIREEYRSAQDIVARTTINAPISGRVVNMQVFTEKGVIGSGETLLELVPQDDKLLVEARVNPQDIDLVNPGQQAHVRLTALNARTLAPLDGTVLTISADKLSQENQEDFYLARIAISPEDVTKHRLTSGMNAEVLILSEPRTPLSYLIKPITESMNRAFREE; from the coding sequence ATGAGCAATCAACTGCCAACCGTTAATCAGAGTTCTACCGAGATCGTATACCGTTTTAGCCCCAAAGCGAGACTAAGCTTTCGAAAACCAATTTTACTTGGTGTGGTGACCTTAAGTGTTTTTCTTGGAGGCCTTGGCTACTGGGCTGCAACAGCCAAATTAGAAAGTGCAGCGATTGCTTATGGTGATTTGTCTGTTCTCACTAAGCGACAAGAAATTCAGCATTTAGAAGGCGGTATTATTGAAAAGCTATATGTACAGGAAGGGGATTTAGTCGAAAAAGGTCAGTTATTAATTCAACTTTCTAAGCGTCAAGCTATGGCTAAGTTGGATTCGTTAAGTGGTCGTTTTATCCATACTCTAGCAAAGGAAAACCGTTTAAGTGCGGAGCTTGATGAGCTTCCAACGATTGTATGGTCTGATGATCTTGAAAGCATTCCCCGTGTCGATATCGTACAAGAAGCACAACTGGTTCAAAACAAGATCTTTGAAGCGAGAAAGCGATTCTTTGATAGTAAACTGAGTATCATTGAGCAGAGTATTTCTGGAGCAAACTTAGAGCTTGAAAACCTTCAGCAAACCAAAGTGATTGAGACGGAACGGCTCAACTTTATTGCTGAAGAAATAGACAGCAACCAAGCCTTGGTGCAAAAAGGTTTCTCGGGAAAATCTACTTTACTTCAACTCAAGCGCTTAGCAGCGGAGGTGAGAAGTACCTTAAGCCAGTTAGATAGGCAGTCGCTCACCGTTAGAAAAAGGTTAGATGAGAACCTAGCTCAAATTGAAGAGTTGAAGCTTGAAAGGCTGAATGAGATTGTCGAGGAACTACGAAATACCAAAACGGAAATTGTCGCAATTCGGGAAGAATATCGCTCCGCTCAAGATATTGTCGCAAGAACAACGATCAACGCACCTATTTCTGGTCGCGTAGTCAACATGCAAGTGTTTACCGAAAAAGGTGTGATTGGCTCGGGTGAAACGTTACTAGAACTGGTCCCGCAAGACGATAAGTTGTTAGTCGAGGCTCGTGTTAATCCTCAGGATATTGATTTAGTGAATCCAGGCCAGCAAGCGCATGTTCGTCTGACCGCTCTGAATGCACGGACGTTGGCACCTTTAGACGGTACTGTGCTGACGATTTCTGCCGATAAGCTCTCGCAAGAAAACCAAGAAGATTTTTATCTCGCTAGAATTGCAATTTCACCGGAAGATGTGACAAAACATCGTTTAACCTCAGGCATGAATGCCGAAGTGCTTATTTTATCTGAGCCACGAACGCCATTGAGCTACCTAATAAAGCCAATTACAGAAAGCATGAATCGCGCCTTCAGAGAGGAGTAA
- a CDS encoding restriction endonuclease subunit S domain-containing protein: protein MNDFEKELEQISQETAQEPEVKLPSLEEQKAIVAELKKLEAEGKLTPEVLEQHFGKFNQKNAVPIH from the coding sequence ATGAATGACTTCGAAAAAGAACTAGAGCAAATTTCTCAAGAAACCGCTCAGGAGCCAGAAGTAAAACTGCCGTCGCTAGAAGAGCAAAAAGCGATCGTCGCTGAGCTGAAAAAGCTGGAAGCGGAAGGTAAGCTGACGCCAGAAGTGTTAGAACAACACTTTGGTAAGTTTAACCAAAAAAACGCAGTTCCAATCCACTAA
- a CDS encoding methyl-accepting chemotaxis protein, with amino-acid sequence MLKLHSLSIKQKVVLGITFAVLASTIIVGVMAQRHARDVLSHRLIDIELPAMLQQINTEIDREVVEMQQAAKQLATNEFIVEALSNTDRDPSVEVQLVQQLNNVKSQYGLNDASVANRQTAYYWNQNGFLRQLNRTQDAWFFGFTSSGQETSVSVFQEANGEVKMFANFQDLNGTSMSGLSKSMGDMVALLNGFKIEDTGYVFLTNEQGQIQIHRQQGKNQTSITKLFGSDASALLNKNSFNLINVEFEGQDTFVSSLYVPSMNWFVIGVVPVDEVFADLNATAKKMLFTTIIVAVVFILMGVWLANSITKPIRLIADRFTDLGQGEGDLAQRIEIKGNDEIAQLSKGFNGFIEKIHATMKEVALTSGSLSQAAESVSTKATSTHDNSQEQRDQTIQVVAAINQMGATISEIASNAATAADTANQASDNTQTGREVVMKAKEVISRLADDVETTNIVVTQLASTTKDIGSILGVIRDISEQTNLLALNAAIEAARAGEQGRGFAVVADEVRNLASRTADSTEEIQRMINQLQSDAQDAVSAMEAGKAVTIEGVTSTDEAVEVLISISERITDISDRNTQVATATEEQSTVVHTINQNIEEINAINEMTTATAEELADASRDLQALSSRLDKMVGSFKL; translated from the coding sequence ATGTTGAAACTTCATTCCTTGAGCATCAAACAGAAGGTTGTACTTGGCATTACGTTTGCTGTTCTAGCATCAACAATCATTGTTGGTGTTATGGCTCAGCGTCATGCGAGAGATGTATTGAGCCATCGTCTTATTGACATCGAGCTACCTGCGATGTTGCAGCAAATCAATACCGAAATTGACCGCGAAGTTGTCGAAATGCAACAAGCGGCAAAACAGCTGGCTACAAACGAATTTATTGTTGAAGCCCTATCTAATACAGACCGTGATCCGTCAGTAGAAGTTCAGTTGGTTCAGCAGCTCAATAACGTTAAATCACAGTATGGTCTTAATGATGCGTCGGTAGCGAATCGTCAAACGGCATATTACTGGAATCAAAACGGATTCTTACGTCAACTTAACCGAACGCAAGATGCTTGGTTCTTTGGATTTACGTCGTCTGGTCAAGAAACGTCCGTGAGTGTGTTCCAAGAGGCAAATGGCGAAGTGAAAATGTTTGCCAATTTCCAAGATCTTAATGGTACATCAATGTCAGGTCTCTCTAAATCTATGGGAGATATGGTTGCTTTGCTCAATGGGTTTAAAATTGAAGATACGGGTTACGTGTTCCTCACTAATGAACAAGGCCAGATTCAAATACACCGCCAACAAGGTAAGAACCAAACTTCTATCACTAAACTATTTGGTAGTGACGCAAGTGCGCTGTTGAACAAAAATAGCTTCAACCTAATTAATGTGGAGTTTGAAGGGCAGGATACTTTTGTTTCTAGTTTGTATGTTCCTTCAATGAACTGGTTTGTTATTGGCGTGGTTCCCGTTGATGAAGTATTCGCTGACCTGAATGCGACAGCTAAAAAAATGCTGTTTACGACCATCATTGTTGCCGTTGTATTCATCCTCATGGGCGTATGGTTAGCAAACAGCATTACGAAACCAATCCGACTGATTGCCGATCGTTTTACCGACCTTGGGCAAGGTGAAGGCGATTTGGCGCAGCGTATTGAAATTAAGGGTAATGATGAAATTGCTCAGCTTTCAAAAGGCTTTAATGGATTTATTGAGAAGATTCATGCCACGATGAAAGAGGTTGCTTTAACCAGTGGCTCATTAAGTCAAGCGGCAGAAAGTGTGTCAACGAAAGCAACATCCACACACGACAACAGCCAAGAGCAGCGTGATCAAACCATTCAAGTAGTTGCAGCTATCAACCAAATGGGTGCGACCATCAGTGAAATTGCATCGAACGCTGCTACCGCTGCTGATACGGCAAATCAGGCTTCAGATAACACTCAAACTGGTCGAGAAGTTGTGATGAAAGCAAAAGAGGTGATCAGCCGCCTAGCCGATGATGTTGAAACAACCAATATTGTTGTTACGCAGTTGGCATCGACAACCAAAGATATTGGCTCGATTCTGGGTGTAATTCGTGACATCTCTGAGCAAACGAATTTACTTGCGCTAAACGCTGCAATTGAGGCTGCTCGTGCTGGTGAGCAGGGACGTGGTTTTGCGGTTGTTGCTGATGAGGTAAGAAACCTAGCTTCACGCACGGCTGATTCTACAGAAGAGATTCAGCGCATGATCAATCAGCTTCAAAGTGACGCACAAGACGCGGTAAGTGCTATGGAAGCGGGCAAAGCGGTCACCATAGAAGGGGTTACTTCTACCGATGAAGCAGTCGAGGTATTAATCAGTATTTCTGAACGAATCACCGACATCTCTGATCGTAATACACAGGTTGCAACGGCGACGGAAGAGCAATCCACGGTGGTGCATACCATTAATCAAAATATCGAAGAAATCAACGCGATAAATGAAATGACAACCGCGACAGCAGAAGAGTTGGCGGATGCAAGTCGCGATCTTCAAGCGCTCTCTTCTCGTTTGGACAAGATGGTTGGTAGCTTCAAGTTATAG
- a CDS encoding calcium-binding protein translates to MSASDNDTYLGDAGVNNQFADFDGGDDLFIGFGGNDSFVGGGGNDYVIGGDGDDRLTGGAGDDILRAGTGNDYLGGGTGNDLLLGLLGDNKLNGGVGEDILVAGSGDNVLVGGSNGDKFVFTDKFGGHGEAKVVDFTIGEDSLHIISDSVTDFGDLSFSYDAVGNAVFTDGADLTVKLIGVTETDINTYGADLFVI, encoded by the coding sequence ATGAGCGCAAGTGACAATGACACGTATTTAGGCGATGCAGGTGTAAATAACCAATTTGCTGATTTCGATGGCGGCGATGATTTGTTTATCGGTTTTGGTGGTAATGACTCGTTTGTTGGCGGTGGCGGTAATGATTATGTGATCGGCGGCGACGGCGACGATCGCCTAACTGGTGGTGCTGGAGATGACATCCTTAGGGCTGGTACAGGAAACGACTACCTCGGCGGTGGTACCGGTAATGACTTGCTGTTGGGTTTGTTGGGTGACAATAAATTAAATGGTGGTGTCGGTGAAGATATTCTTGTTGCTGGTTCTGGTGACAACGTTTTAGTTGGCGGCAGCAATGGCGATAAGTTTGTGTTCACGGATAAGTTTGGTGGCCATGGCGAAGCCAAAGTTGTTGATTTCACCATTGGTGAAGACTCTTTGCACATCATTAGCGACTCTGTCACTGACTTTGGTGATTTAAGCTTTAGCTACGATGCAGTTGGGAATGCAGTGTTTACCGATGGGGCTGATCTAACAGTGAAACTTATTGGCGTGACTGAAACTGACATCAACACCTATGGTGCAGATCTGTTCGTAATCTAA
- a CDS encoding AAA family ATPase, with the protein MHKSNFETLQQYLESQIIGQQDLVKQLLVALLADGHILVEGPPGLAKTRAVKSLSDCVEGDFHRIQFTPDLLPADLTGTDIFRPETGEFTFQSGPIFNSLILADEINRAPAKVQAAMLEAMAEKQVTAGRHTYPLPELFLVMATQNPIEQEGTYPLPEAQLDRFLLHLEVEYPDAEHELSILRINRGEAKGEAKVERPMLSQHDIFTARKEVLDIHMAETIEQYIVRLVMATRQANKYDTELDKWLSMGVSPRATIALDRCARAHAWLAGRDFVSPEDVQTMAYPVLRHRLLLSYHAQAEGITANQVIDKLLNLVGSA; encoded by the coding sequence ATGCATAAATCTAACTTCGAAACTCTTCAGCAATACTTAGAGTCGCAGATCATCGGACAGCAAGATCTGGTAAAGCAACTGCTTGTTGCGCTTCTTGCGGATGGGCATATTTTAGTTGAAGGCCCTCCTGGGTTAGCAAAAACCCGTGCAGTAAAATCACTCTCAGACTGTGTTGAAGGCGACTTCCACCGCATTCAGTTCACCCCTGATTTGCTGCCAGCCGATTTAACCGGCACCGATATCTTCCGTCCCGAAACCGGAGAATTCACTTTCCAATCAGGTCCTATCTTCAACTCGCTTATTCTTGCGGATGAGATAAACCGTGCGCCAGCCAAAGTACAAGCGGCAATGCTTGAAGCAATGGCAGAGAAACAAGTCACAGCAGGTCGTCATACCTACCCGCTGCCAGAGTTGTTTTTGGTTATGGCAACTCAAAACCCGATAGAGCAAGAAGGGACCTACCCCCTTCCTGAAGCGCAGCTAGACCGCTTTTTATTGCATTTAGAAGTGGAATACCCAGATGCGGAGCATGAGCTGTCTATCTTGCGTATTAACCGCGGAGAAGCAAAAGGCGAAGCAAAGGTTGAACGCCCAATGTTAAGCCAACACGATATATTCACCGCACGTAAAGAAGTGTTGGATATTCATATGGCAGAAACGATAGAGCAGTACATCGTCCGTTTAGTTATGGCGACACGTCAAGCCAACAAATATGACACTGAGTTGGACAAATGGTTGTCAATGGGTGTGAGTCCGCGTGCTACCATCGCTCTTGATCGCTGTGCACGTGCGCACGCTTGGCTTGCTGGTCGTGATTTTGTCTCTCCGGAAGATGTTCAAACCATGGCTTATCCGGTACTGCGCCACCGTTTATTGTTGAGTTACCACGCTCAAGCTGAAGGCATTACGGCAAACCAGGTCATCGATAAACTGCTAAACCTTGTTGGCAGTGCATAA